One window of the Salminus brasiliensis chromosome 1, fSalBra1.hap2, whole genome shotgun sequence genome contains the following:
- the dcaf13 gene encoding DDB1- and CUL4-associated factor 13: MKVKVLCRNPDDYVRETTRDIQRVPRNYDPTLHPFEVPREYTRALNATKMERIFSKPFVASLDGHRDGINCMAKHAKSLSTVLSGACDGEVKVWNLSKRECLRTIQAHEGFARGICSRFCGTSFFTVGDDKTIKQWSMEPPGYGQKEEPLNTILGKAVYTGIDHHQTEGTFATCGQTVDIWDELRSSPIRSFSWGVDSFSCVRYNPVETELLASCASDRSLILYDMRESTPLKKVIMKLRSNTLCWNPMEAYFFTCSSEDYNLYTYDMRRLDAPVKVHMDHVSAVLDVDYSPTGKEFVSASFDKTVRIFPKDSGHSREVYHTKRMQHVICVKWSADNKYILTGSDEMNIRLWKANASEKLGVLTAREKAALNYNQKLRDKFQHHPHVRRIARHRHLPRAIFRQKRELREIKEARSRKEQNVRKHSKPDSVPLVTEKEKHVVTVVE, encoded by the exons ATGAAGGTGAAGGTGCTCTGCAGGAATCCGGACGATTATGTTCGAGAAACAACGAGAGACATCCAGCGGG TTCCCAGGAATTATGATCCTACCCTCCACCCATTCGAAGTGCCAAGAGAGTACACCAGGGCTCTGAATGCCACCAAGATGGAACGCATCTTTTCCAAGCCCTTTGTGGCCTCGCTGGATGGTCACAGGGACGGCATTAACTGCATGGCCAAGCACGCTAAGAGTCTGTCCACGGTGTTGTCTGGAGCCTGTGATGGAGAG GTGAAGGTTTGGAACCTGAGTAAGCGGGAATGCCTGCGCACGATCCAAGCTCATGAAGGCTTTGCGAGGGGAATATGCTCTCGCTTTTGTGGAACTTCATTTTTCACG GTTGGAGATGATAAAACTATCAAACAGTGGAGCATGGAGCCTCCTGGTTATGGGCAGAAGGAAGAGCCTCTGAACACTATTCTTGGGAAG GCTGTGTACACAGGCATTGACCACCACCAGACAGAAGGCACGTTTGCCACCTGTGGTCAGACTGTGGACATCTGGGACGAGCTAAGGAGCAGTCCAATCCGGTCCTTCAGCTGGGGAGTAGACAGCTTCAGCTGTGTCCGCTATAATCCTGTGGAG ACTGAACTTCTTGCCAGCTGTGCCTCAGACAGAAGCCTCATTCTCTATGACATGAGAGAATCTACTCCCCTTAAAAAG GTCATAATGAAATTGAGAAGTAACACACTTTGCTGGAACCCAATGGAGGCTTACTTTTTCACATGCTCCAGTGAGGACTACAA TCTGTACACGTATGACATGAGACGTCTGGACGCTCCAGTGAAAGTGCACATGGACCATGTCTCTGCAGTGCTGGATGTAGACTACTCACCCACAGGGAAAGAGTTTGTGTCGGCCAGTTTTGACAAGACTGTCCGAATCTTCCCTAAAGACAGTGGCCACAGCAG GGAGGTGTACCACACCAAGCGCATGCAGCACGTCATCTGTGTGAAATGGTCTGCGGACAACAAGTACATCCTGACGGGATCTGACGAGATGAACATCCGGCTGTGGAAGGCCAACGCCTCAGAGAAGCTGGGAGTG CTCACTGCCAGAGAGAAGGCAGCCTTAAACTACAACCAGAAGCTAAGGGACAAGTTCCAGCACCACCCACATGTGAGGCGCATTGCCCGCCACCGGCACTTGCCCAGAGCCATCTTCAGACAGAAGCGAGAGTTGCGGGAGATAAAGGAAGCGCGAAGCAGGAA